The Pan troglodytes isolate AG18354 chromosome 17, NHGRI_mPanTro3-v2.0_pri, whole genome shotgun sequence genome includes a region encoding these proteins:
- the LOC134808687 gene encoding LOW QUALITY PROTEIN: uncharacterized protein LOC134808687 (The sequence of the model RefSeq protein was modified relative to this genomic sequence to represent the inferred CDS: inserted 1 base in 1 codon) has translation MDQGSISVRRSYKKNIKGPTWRLSGLLAVWRVTEGASCMSGELAVCRVTEGAXCMSGELAVCRVTEGASCMLGELAVCRVTEGASCMSGEPAVWRVTEGASCMSGEPAVCRVTEGAGCMSGELAVCRVTEGAGCMSGELAVCRVTEGAGCMSELAVWRVTEGAGCMSGELAVCRVTEGARCMSGELAVWRVTEGARCMSGELAVWRVTEGAGCMSVELVVWRVTEGAGCMSGELAVCTVTEGASCMSGELAVCRVTEGPCCISGELAVCRVTEGPCCISGECIRSVLICLIPDHVSTQDTCVCVKGVRS, from the exons atggaccaagGTTCA ATCAGTGTACGAAGAAGCtataagaaaaacatcaaaggTCCAACGTGGAGATTGTCAGGGCTGCTGGCGGTGTGGAGAGTGACTGAAGGTGCAAGCTGCATGTCGGGGGAGCTGGCGGTGTGCAGAGTGACTGAAGGTG GCTGCATGTCGGGGGAGCTGGCGGTGTGCAGAGTGACTGAAGGTGCAAGCTGCATGTTGGGGGAGCTGGCGGTGTGCAGAGTGACTGAAGGTGCAAGCTGCATGTCGGGGGAGCCGGCGGTGTGGAGAGTGACTGAAGGTGCAAGCTGCATGTCGGGGGAGCCGGCGGTGTGCAGAGTGACCGAAGGTGCAGGCTGCATGTCGGGAGAGCTGGCGGTGTGCAGAGTGACCGAAGGTGCAGGCTGCATGTCGGGGGAGCTGGCGGTGTGCAGAGTGACTGAAGGTGCAGGCTGCATGTCGGAGCTGGCGGTGTGGAGAGTGACTGAAGGTGCAGGCTGCATGTCGGGGGAGCTGGCGGTGTGCAGAGTGACTGAAGGTGCACGCTGCATGTCGGGGGAGCTGGCGGTGTGGAGAGTGACTGAAGGTGCACGCTGCATGTCGGGGGAGCTGGCGGTGTGGAGAGTGACTGAAGGTGCAGGCTGCATGTCGGTGGAGCTGGTGGTGTGGAGAGTGACTGAAGGTGCAGGCTGCATGTCGGGGGAGCTGGCGGTGTGCACAGTGACTGAAGGTGCAAGCTGCATGTCGGGGGAGCTGGCGGTGTGCAGAGTGACTGAAGGTCCATGCTGCATATCGGGGGAGCTGGCGGTGTGCAGAGTGACTGAAGGTCCGTGCTGCATATCGGGGGAGTGCATTCGGAGTGTTCTCATCTGTCTCATCCCTGACCACGTGAGTACGCAGGACACCTGTGTCTGTGTTAAGGGAGTTCGTTCCTAA